The genomic window CTAAAATACCCCTCCAGATCCGGAATCATCTTGGACATTTCTACTCCTGAGCGTCAGCGTTTACTGAACGCCGCAAATAAGTATCTCTACTTTGAATCCATGTTGTATGTTTATTTATGGACACCCCTATAAGCCTACCCCTGATGTCAGTCTTGTAAAATGTGTAGCTCTGACCCCGGCGTTTTTCTCAGAGCAGGTTTCTTGAAATCATCATAAGTGAATTTTCCCATCTCCGCGGCCCACGAGGACGGCGAAAAGACAAAGTCCATGATGAGCAACCAACCGACAAAAAAAACTAACCGCTTCATAGGCTCCCTCCTAGCAAAGAAAACACTTTCAAATCAACCTTTTTCGCTAACGACAAAGCCGCTTGGCTGCAAACCAGTGGACGATGACGTTCCCGCAATTTTGGCAAGATACGAGTTGCCAAGCTTCTCAATGTGACCGCTTATGCTGTCGAAATAGTTCAGGTGGACCTGCTCTTCGTCAATGGCCACTTCAAAAAGTTTCATGGTTGTGCTGTCGCCATTTTCTCGGCATATCAAAAGAAATTCGTTGTAAGCGGCAATCGCAATGTCCTCTTGGGTCGCGTCGAAGGAGAAGACAGTCTTGACATCTTGTCCTTTTTCAACCTTGCCGGAAAGTTCCGTGGTGGGCTCTCCACCCAGCTCTTTGATACGTTCTGCAAACATCTCCGCGTGGCGCATTTCATCGATCGCTATCAATTTGACATTGGCCGCCAATTCACCATAATCCATGTCGTCCAAATTATAGTGCTGGCTCATGTATTGATGAATGGCCTGTAATTCCATGGCCCGCGCTTTATTTAGCACTTCAATAACCTTTTTCTTTCTTTCTTCTCTGGACGTGGTCATAGTTTTCCTCCTTTCGTGATTATCCTGCATTGAAAATTTATACTTTACTTTGCGTTTTCAGGCCGTTAGCTTGGTCCGACCCGGCGAAGTAAACCTATAATCCAATGGACGTCCCCCAACTCCTTCCCGAATTGCGCAGGTAACCCAAAAACTCGCGGTTGCCGAAAATATTGGCCTGCAAATGGCGCAGCCGTCCCGCCAAAGCACCTTCTCCTTCGGTTTACCTGAGGTTGAACTCGCGCACTTTTTGATAGAGCAAATCATCAAAATAGAGCGATGCCCGCGCAGCCCGCTCGCCCGGCGAGCCTGCACTATTGTCAAAACCCCGCCGCGCCTCCGCTTCAGCTCGGGACACGAGCGCCCAGCCGATCTGTCGGGCATACTTTAGGATCCGAATTTGAACCGTCTTATGCTCGCCGGGCTTGGGCATGATGGCGCCGTTCTGACCTTTGTGGATATTAGATTATCAGTAAATCCCGTTGTGGACCGGCAAAGGGTATTTCATGATCCACAAATGGCATTGTGGCTCACAGGTCATCCACAAAAAGGATGGAAATATGGAATAAAACCAAATCAATGCATTTTGTGGATAATAAAAATGTGTTTCGTTATCCGTAAATGACTTTGTGAAGAATCTACGGTCTTCAAAAAACGTCAGTTCCCTCTGCCAAATTCAACAATTCCCGAAAAGCGAATACAGCTGGACGACGACCCTTGGGCTCTCTCAACACGCGAAAAAACCCATTGTCCCGCAATGTTTTCAGCATCTTTTTTGCCGTGTGTTTCGGGATTCCCCCTTCTGACACAAACGCAGGTGTTTGGAAAATCGGACGCATAAACAAGAAATCCAGGGCCTTGACGGCATATTGCGAGCGCGTCAGCTCAACAATCCGAGCTTTCTCTGCCTCGTAAAGGCTCAAGATGTCTGTGGCCTTTTGATGGTTTTCCTTGGCCTGCTCGGTCAAGGCCTCCAAAAAGAAGCAGCACCAGCCTGTCCAGTCGTTATCCCGCGAAACTGAAAGTAGCCGTTCATAGTAAATATCGCGCCGGGCCTCAAGATAGGCGCTGATATAAAACATCGGGCTCTGAAGCGTTTTGATGCTATAGAGGAATAAGGGAACAAACATCCGCCCCAATCGTCCGTTCCCATCCAGAAACGGATGTAGCGCCTCGAATTCGGCGTGAAGGATGGCAAGCTGCACCAATTTGTCCGCCGCGTTTGCGTGTATGAAGCGCTCCCAGCGGTCCATGGCCGGGGGCAGCTTCTCACTGGAGATGGGCACATACTTTGCCTCCTCCATGGAGCAGCCCGCCGGTCCGATCCAATTAGGAACCCTGCGATACGCCCCAGGGGCCTTGCCCTGACCGCGCACCCCTTCCATGAGTATCCGATGCGCTTCCTTCATCACCCGCTGACACAAGGGCAGATCGTTGAGCAATTCGACCGCACGCCACATGGCCTTGCGGTAGTTAATCACCTCGTGAATATCCGCTGTTTTATCTGCGACCGCCTGATCTGGGACAAGGCCGGCCTCAAACTTCAGCACTTCCGCCATGGTCGCCTGGGTGCCTTCAATGCGCGACGACAGCACGGCTTCCTGGGTCATCAGCGGCGACAGCATAACGGCAGCATTCGGCACGGCAGCCAGGGTCCCATCATAGCGCGCCAAGGCCGCGCTCGCCGGACCGATCAATGGAATCAATTGCTCCCACTTAATCTCCTTAGGAGGAAAACCACCCTCATGATAGCGTATCGGTTTCTTCGGCATATTTACCTCGTTACGTCTCGTTGCTTTCCGTTTCCAACCCCAATTCAGAAAGGTCCACATCATGCACCCGAATCTCGGCGGTCATGAGCTGGTGGAGGAGGGTGCGGAAGTGGTCGCTCATTGCATCTC from Deltaproteobacteria bacterium includes these protein-coding regions:
- a CDS encoding bacterioferritin, with amino-acid sequence MTTSREERKKKVIEVLNKARAMELQAIHQYMSQHYNLDDMDYGELAANVKLIAIDEMRHAEMFAERIKELGGEPTTELSGKVEKGQDVKTVFSFDATQEDIAIAAYNEFLLICRENGDSTTMKLFEVAIDEEQVHLNYFDSISGHIEKLGNSYLAKIAGTSSSTGLQPSGFVVSEKG
- a CDS encoding Fic family protein, with the translated sequence MPKKPIRYHEGGFPPKEIKWEQLIPLIGPASAALARYDGTLAAVPNAAVMLSPLMTQEAVLSSRIEGTQATMAEVLKFEAGLVPDQAVADKTADIHEVINYRKAMWRAVELLNDLPLCQRVMKEAHRILMEGVRGQGKAPGAYRRVPNWIGPAGCSMEEAKYVPISSEKLPPAMDRWERFIHANAADKLVQLAILHAEFEALHPFLDGNGRLGRMFVPLFLYSIKTLQSPMFYISAYLEARRDIYYERLLSVSRDNDWTGWCCFFLEALTEQAKENHQKATDILSLYEAEKARIVELTRSQYAVKALDFLFMRPIFQTPAFVSEGGIPKHTAKKMLKTLRDNGFFRVLREPKGRRPAVFAFRELLNLAEGTDVF